The following nucleotide sequence is from Alkalihalobacillus sp. LMS39.
CCTGCAAAAAATAAATAAACGGAGAAGATTAGAATGATAAACGTAACGATTCTCGTAATCGTATGAAGCATGACATTATTCGTCTTCACACATCTTCCCTCCCTGTCATTCGTAATTTAATAAGTGTAACGACACCTAGAGCTGCAATCCCTAAAACGAGCACTTCTAATAATGTATCAATGCCACGGAAGTCAACAAGGATGACGTTTACGACATTTTTTCCACCAGCTAATTTATAAGCATTTTCTAAGAAGAAATCAGAGATAGGTTGTAACCCATTTTGGTTACTTAATGCAAATGAACTTAATGCTGTTAACGTAACAAGCACACCGACACCAATCGATATAATTAAATTTACACCATTGAATCTAGGCGTAAACTTTTCTTTACGTAACTCTGGTAAATGATAAAACGCAAGCAACAATAAGACAACCATAACCGTTTCTACAAGAAGCTGTGTTAATACTAAATCAGGTGCACTAAACACGGCGAAAAATAAAGCGATTAAAAAGCCGATGACACCGACAACGATAACAGCTGAAATCCGGTGATGAATAAACGGTACAGATAAAGTAGCTGCAATAAAGATCAACACTAATATCCACATAAATGGTGAAATTGGAGCAACATTGACAGTATCAATGGCAAAGGCTTCATAGCGGATAAATGTATAGCCAATCGCTAAAATAAAGAACGTTAGCATATAAGCGAAATAATCACGCAATAAGCCAGTCATTTGCATTTGCGTTACTTTTGTTGAGCCTTTAATGAGGCCAATTAACCCGTTGTCATACATATAATTTAATGGATCGCGTTCTCTTAAATAAATCGACAATTGCATCCATTTTTTTGCGGTTAAATAAATCACTGTTCCAAAAGCAATAACACCTAACGTCATTAGCAATTCAGTATTAATGCCATGCCAGTGATAAATATCTAAATAGAATCGTTGATCAGGTAATATAGCCGATATCGCTGGTTCAATAATGGAATGAGTTAATAAATTAGGGAAGAACCCAATTAAAATAACGAGGGACCCTAATATAATTGGACTAATTAACATCCCGATTGGAGCTTCGTGAACATGTTTCACATCGAAATTTTCTGGTTTGAATTTTCCGAAGAACGTCTTGAAAAACATAATTAAACAGTAGACGAATGTGAACACACTAGCAACCCAACCGACAATAGGGAAGATGAATCCCCACGTTTGCATATTGAAAATATCTAGTTGTGTAGCATTGACAAGTCCCGTAAAGAACATTTCTTTACTTAAGAAACCATTAAATGGTGGTAAACCTGCCATAGCGGCTAAACCGACCAATGAAATTGTAAATGTGATCGGCATAATGGCCATCAAACCACCGAGTTTACGGATATCTCGTGTTCCTGTTTCATGGTCGATAATTCCGACAGTCATGAAGAGACTTCCTTTAAAGGTAGCATGGTTAATTAGATGGAAAATTGCAGCTAATGTTGCGGTAGTAAATAATATCGTTTCAGTTCCTTCAAACCCGGAATAAAGAGAAGCTGAGCCAAGGCCGAGTAAACACATAATTAACCCAAGTTGACTTATCGTTGAAAAAGCCAAAATTGACTTTAGGTCTTTTTGCCGGACCGCGGAGACAGACCCCCACAATAACGTGAATAAACCTACTGCAGATATAATCCAAAACCATTCAGCTACTCCACCGAAAACTGGCGTTAACCTTGCCACTAAGTATATCCCTGCTTTTACCATCGTTGCGGAGTGTAAATACGCACTAACAGGTGTAGGAGCTTCCATGGCATCTGGTAACCAAATATGAAATGGAAATTGAGCCGATTTCGTAAATGCACCTAATAACACAAGTAACATTGCCGGGATGAATAGTGGGTTTTGAGCAATAACGTCTGCTTGCTCAATAATGCCTCTGATGCTAAACGTATTTGTCATAACGTAAAGCAAAGAAAAGCCCCCTAACATACCGAACCCACCAAACACAGTAATTAACATCGATTTTTGGGCACCGTATGTTGATTTCTCCCTATGGAACCAGTAACTGATTAATAATGACGATGCTAAACTTGTAAGTTCCCAAAATACATAAAGAACAATGAGGTTATCAGAAATAACAACCCCTAACATAGCTCCCATAAACATAAGTAAATAAACGTAAAAATTATTTAAGGACTCGGTTTTATTTGATAAATAGTAAATGGAATAAAGGACGACTAAGGCACCAATTCCTGTTATTAACAATGCAAATAATAAGCTTAGTCCATCAAGATAAACAGTAAAATTAATCCCGAGAGAAGGAACCCATGCAATGGTTTCCATCACAACTAATCCACTTGATGTGGTTGGTAAATACTGTAGGAAAAGAATAAACAAAGTGATAGGTAATAGTAGGACAAACCAACCAGTATGTATCTTTCTTACGTATTTATACAAGAATGGGATTAGGATGGCTAGTAAGAATGGTGATAATGTTGCCCAGTGTAATGCTGTCAAAGTTTATGACCTCCTTTTAATGATTAACTTTTTCTTTTACATGAAATAAAACTTGGCTAACCAAGTTTTTATTTTGGTTTTTTATGGGACGAATTAGACCGGAAAGGGAGAGGTGTTTTAGGCACATTAAAAATTATATACTAAATTTTCACTACATGCACACTAGAAACCTTGACGCAATCACGATTTGTTTACCCCATTATAAATATGAAGAAACGAGTAATTCCTAAAAAAAATTTTTTTTTTTGAAAACGATCTCAAATTGAAGGAGACAAGTCATATTATTTATCCTCATGAAAAAAATATGCTTGTTTTTGAAATTCTACGTATATTTTTCCAAACGGTTTCTCATTCTAATAGTAGAAACGACTTGGAGTGAGTAATCATGAATATACGAAAAGGGATAATAGCTTTCTTAATTTTTCTAGTGATGTTCATTGC
It contains:
- a CDS encoding Na+/H+ antiporter subunit A, with the translated sequence MTALHWATLSPFLLAILIPFLYKYVRKIHTGWFVLLLPITLFILFLQYLPTTSSGLVVMETIAWVPSLGINFTVYLDGLSLLFALLITGIGALVVLYSIYYLSNKTESLNNFYVYLLMFMGAMLGVVISDNLIVLYVFWELTSLASSLLISYWFHREKSTYGAQKSMLITVFGGFGMLGGFSLLYVMTNTFSIRGIIEQADVIAQNPLFIPAMLLVLLGAFTKSAQFPFHIWLPDAMEAPTPVSAYLHSATMVKAGIYLVARLTPVFGGVAEWFWIISAVGLFTLLWGSVSAVRQKDLKSILAFSTISQLGLIMCLLGLGSASLYSGFEGTETILFTTATLAAIFHLINHATFKGSLFMTVGIIDHETGTRDIRKLGGLMAIMPITFTISLVGLAAMAGLPPFNGFLSKEMFFTGLVNATQLDIFNMQTWGFIFPIVGWVASVFTFVYCLIMFFKTFFGKFKPENFDVKHVHEAPIGMLISPIILGSLVILIGFFPNLLTHSIIEPAISAILPDQRFYLDIYHWHGINTELLMTLGVIAFGTVIYLTAKKWMQLSIYLRERDPLNYMYDNGLIGLIKGSTKVTQMQMTGLLRDYFAYMLTFFILAIGYTFIRYEAFAIDTVNVAPISPFMWILVLIFIAATLSVPFIHHRISAVIVVGVIGFLIALFFAVFSAPDLVLTQLLVETVMVVLLLLAFYHLPELRKEKFTPRFNGVNLIISIGVGVLVTLTALSSFALSNQNGLQPISDFFLENAYKLAGGKNVVNVILVDFRGIDTLLEVLVLGIAALGVVTLIKLRMTGREDV